Genomic window (Gadus chalcogrammus isolate NIFS_2021 chromosome 3, NIFS_Gcha_1.0, whole genome shotgun sequence):
gtctctctgtctctctgtctctctgtctctctgtctctctctctctctctctctctctctctctctctctttctctttctctttctctttctctttctctttctctctctctctctctttttctctctctctctctctctttttctctctctctctctctctttttctctgtctctctctctctctctctttgtctctgcctctctctctctgtgtctctttgtctctgcctctctctctctgtgtctctttgtctctgtctctctctctctgtgtctctttgtctctgtctctctttgtctctgtctctctctgtctttgtctctctgtctttgtctctgtcgtCTGTTTATCTATCCGTTTcccagtctctgtctctgccgtCAACCATTCAATGATATTAATGGAGGCCTGCCCAGGTCATACTCAAGTAGATCCTTTGCAGTTGACTTGTGCGATGCCAATGGCTGTTGGCATCGCACAAGTCGACGTGTGCTTGCGTGATCTCGTCGTCATTTTTAATGAGTTCGTCGTAAATCTACGAACAATAAGCCTTGGGAATCCTCCACGACTTCAAAGACCTCCCaaagcctctctccctctctgtcttcgtTGTGTTGCGTCTCTGCCCGTGACGTGTTCGGGGTTGTGGATTCAAGACTCACTTCAGAGTTCAcatagatcccccccccccaccctttcccAATCCCCACTtgcgcacttattgtatgctgtacgtcctggcacttaatgtatgcacttattttatgttgtgtacgtcctggcacttaaacatagtgcttagcattgtgtagtgtgtgaTCCTAGCTATCATCGTTgcacacagggaatgggttaacctactGTTTGCGTGACTGTTagtgacaaatgtacttactgtaagtcgcttttgataacGGCGTCTGTTAAGTGCCCTAAATGCAAAGGTAAACGTTGTACCTTTTCGGCCCGGTGTGGTTAACCGTCCGTCCCCCGTCCACCAGACCCGCCCACCAAGGAGGCTACAGGACACTGGACCCCAGCTACAGAGCGGCCAGCAGGAACCAGTTGGACCCCTACGCTGCGCAGCCTCAGGTGAGTGACCCTGGACGTCCCAGGTGTAGCAGCCGCCCGGCCGAGGAATGCCTTGGGGGCGCGCCAACGGAACGGAGATAACGTTATCTGGCGTCAGATTAGGAAGGCAACTAGCAGTTGGTCTCCCGAAGGGAAGGTAAAAATCATAGTCGAATCTGTTCACGATTGTAGTTTTCCCTTGGTCTGAGCACTGCTGGCCTGTTTTCCTCCGCTGCAGAAAGAATGTCTGAGCTAATGTTTTAGTCTATCTAGTACCAAGGATTTAAACATATTGAATCCCATTTGGCTCAGAGCTCACTGGAAACCCTAGTTAGAAATTGTCAtcccgtctctctgtgtgtgtgtgtgtcatttgtttctgtgtgtgtgtgtgtgtgtgtgtgtttgtttttttctctatatctgtgtttcttgtgtgtgggtttgtttctttgtgtgtgtctgtgtgtttgtttctgtgtgtattcaAAAGACTCAATTCGACAAAAGACTCAATGCTCACTTATTCAGAGTTCACCCTAGACTCTGCATGTACCCACCCCCCACTACGTCCTTCCACTTAAAACTctacttagcattgtgttgcATCTTATTCTTACTGTCTTTGTTGTACACAGGGAACTGGTTAACCTTGCGATTGTAAGTGCTGGGCacttattaaaggttgggtatgggatttgcgaaatgccagcagattttgaaaatacacaactcaaatggtcctaccccctctccttcaacgctgactctgactccacccattccaagtacatggacgcgcaatcatgcacgagcgcgaacagagatgcgcgagagcgagtcatttgctagttagctagctccagtagctaccgcaggataacaacaaacagaagcttgctctgggtcacgaggttTGAGtgcgtgcacgaaggggtcgcgcgcgggggagggggactgCAGTACGACCgcttgattgacgtacttactgtccaatgcaactcggtggctctggaaatcattggctggagtttttcgagccctgcccgttccacagatgattgacttgtttaattttcatgtcagtacttacTAACTCAGTGGcagtaagtgggttatgataaggatttcaagtaattttgcaaaaatggccaaaaaagcgaattccatacccaacctttaagtgcttggcactatattgttgtttctcttccttctcaCAGTTGTACTTTATGTAAgtcgctgtggataaaagcgtctgctaaacgccctcattgcattgtgtgtgtgtgtgtgtgtgtgtgtgtgtgtgtgtgtgtgtgtgtgtgtgtgtgtgtgtgtgtgtgtgtgtgtgtgtgtgtgtgtgtgtgtgtgtgtgtgtgtgtgtgtgtgtgtgtgtgtgtgtgtgtaggtgggccGTATGGGCAGTGCGTTGGAGCTCTCCGGCATGCAGCGGTTCGTCCCGGAGCCGTACGGCCTGGAGGACGACCAGCGCAGCATGGGCTACGACGAGCCCGACTACGGGATGGGCATGCCGGCCATCCACTACAGCACCGTGCCCCGCAACCACAACGTGTACACCCCCCAGGGACCCCCGCGCAGGACCGGGTGAGAGCCCACCACCTGCAGACGTCTCCGTCGGTTTAGTGGGAAGCAATGTGGATAGTGCGACGGTTTGGGTTCTCGACCCCAAGATCAAAGGTTATGGGTTCCATCCCATAGGTTATGGGTTCCATCTCATAGGTTATGGGTTCCATCCCATAGGTTATGGGTTCCTTCCCATAGGTTATGGGTTCCATCTCATAGGTTATGGGTTCCATCCCATAGGTTATGGGTTCCATCTCATAGGTTATGGGTTCCATCTCATAGGTTATGGGTTCCATCTCATAGGTTATGGGTTCCTTCCCATAGGTTATGGGTTCCATCCCATAGGTTATGGGTTCCATCCCATAGGTTATGGGTTCCATCTCATAGGTTATGGGTTCCATCTCATAGGTTATGGGTTCCATCCCATAGGTTATGGGTTCCATCTCATAGGTTATGGGTTCCATCCCATAGGTTATGGGTTCCATCTCATAGGTTATGGGTTCCATCTCATAGGTTATGGGTTCCATCCCAAAGGTTATGGGTTCCATCTCATAGGTTATGGGTTCCATCTCATAGGTTATGGGTTCCATCCCAAAGGTTATGGGTTCCATCTCATAGGTTATGGGTTCCATCCCATAGGTTATGGGTTCCATCTCATAGCTTATGGGTTCCATCCCAAAGGTTTGCGGTTCCATCCCAAAGGCTAGGGGTGACATCACAAAAAGTTATAGGTTCCATCCCAAAGCTTATGGGTTCCATCCCAAAGGCTATTGGTTCCTTCCCAAAGGCTATTGGTTCCATCCCAAAGCTTATGGGTTCCATCCCAAGCCCCTGTAATCTAGCTGTTGCCACCCATGAGCTGGAGATAAATGAGTCTTTAATATTTGATTGAAAATGTCATACATTTTCATTGCATGTTGTAGTTGAACCTAGTTGAAAATCAATAAGTCTATGAATCGTTAATAATTTATGAGACAaaattctgtttttgttttattaaacaCTTCATGCTCCACGTTAGTTATGTGAAACAATAATTCATGAAGCATAAACAATTCAAAGGAAcagaataataaaacaacatgcctAAAACAGACGTTCTTTTCAGCTAACAAATGACATGGGGCCCAAATCTAGACCAACAAGACCAAACCAAATCCATTATTTAAGAAATGGGCCATTTAGTCGGCCAACGTGTCAGACCTTTACGTTTCATATGTGACAGGGTTTATTGAAAatgagattattatttttttaagttacTGATCATCCCATGACCTCATGTTTGTTTgctatttctatttattttttatgttattgcTTTGTTTGTGGAAATGGTTCATGAACAAAAAGTTTTAGAaatttaaaaaagtaaaaaaataaaactttgaTCAATCGATTGATTCATCACTACCATCCCTGGTCGGAGAAGGAGGATGCGTTCAAAGCCTTACGTCCCTGACATCAGAACACAGACTGACAacgcgctcctcctcctcctcctcctcctcctcctcctcctcctcctcctcctcctcctcctcctcctcctcctcctcctcctaggaGCTACGAGGGCCAGCTTGACGGGGCCTCCGACATGTACTACTGGGGCCAGGGGGCCCCAATGGCCCAGGGGGAGCGCGGCAGCATGGCGTCCCTGGACAGCACCCTGCGGAAGGGCCCCGGTCCCGGGCCCGGGGGCTGGCGCCAGCCGGAGCTCCCGGAGGTCATCGCCATGCTCAACTACAGGCTGGACCCGGTCAAGAGCAACGCCGCCGCCTTCCTGCAGCACCTCACCTTCAAGAACGACAAGGTGGGACCAGCGGgggcgtgggtgtgtggtggGACCAGCGGgggcgtgggtgtgtggtggGACCAGCGGgggcgtgggtgtgtggtggGACCAGCGGgggcgtgggtgtgtggtggGACCAGCGGgggcgtgggtgtgtggtggGACCAGCGGgggcgtgggtgtgtggtggGACCAGCGGgggcgtgggtgtgtggtggGACCAGCGGgggcgtgggtgtgtggtggGACCAGCGGgggcgtgggtgtgtggtggGACCAGCGGgggcgtgggtgtgtggtgggaccagcgggggcgggggtgtgtgggcgggggcTGGGATTCTGAGGTCTTCATGGGAGGGGCTTGGGGTTTGCCCAGGGGAACATCCACACCGACTGTGGGTGGATGTTTGTAGAtgtcccactgtgtgtgtgtgtgtgtgtgtgtgtgtgtgtttctttctgtttgtgtacatgggtgtttgtttctgtgtgtgtgtgtgtatttgtgtgtttcttgcATACGGATGGATTTTTGTAGTTGTCCCACTTTATGACgaaaaacatgaacattttgggggggagggggaccggCTTAGCCCAGGACGTACAGCGGGGTCGgttggtaaccagaaggttgctaggtCGATCCCTagctgagtgccgaggtgtccctgagcaaggcacctcaccctaactgctcccgacgagctggctgtcgccctgcgtggtcgacacCGCCGTCGATCTGAGAATGAACCGTTGGAAGCTATTTCGGTAAAAGCGTCAAATGCCAGATGCCCTCAACGAGGAAAAGCAAAGCCACGAGACTGGGGGGATAAGTATCGATTGACGTAATGAAAGAGGGCCTTGTGGCGAGTGGGAGGACGTGCGATCGCTGaactgttctcctcctcctccccagatgaAGACCGAGGTGCGTCGAATGAAGGGCATCCCGGCTCTGGTGTCGATGCTGGACAACCCCAACAAAGAGGTCCGTCTCTCCGTTCCCCGTCCTCTTCTGCTATCCAGCTCTTCGACTCTGTTGTGTttcatgtgttgtttttttttcttcggaTCGGAGTCCCCGATTtactttcaccgtcaacactTGACCCCCTCTGTGACCGAATGCGACCACAGGGACTTATGGTCCAGTGTTGGCAATTAGGGCACTTAAACAGTACTTAGCATCCtgcagcatcttatcctatctATCCTTGTTGTTAAcggagaatgggttaacctagcgattgttactGTACCGAAAGAGATATACTtttgtttctcctttttttcTGACAAACGTATTTATTGTAAATCTCTTcggttaaaagcgtctgctgaacaccctgaatgtaaaatgaatgtgtgagtcCTTCCTGGTTCTCACCGTGGTCTGACGTCTCGTTCCAGGTCCACCACGCGGCGTGCGGAGCGCTGAAGAACATCTCCTACGGCCGGGACGCCGAGAACAAGATCGCCATCAAGAACTGCGACGGCGTTCCCGCCCTGGTGCGGCTGCTGAGGAAGACCCACGACCAGGACCTCACAGACACCATCACCGgtacgtctcccccccccccccccccccccccccccccccgcacgcacgcacgcacgcacgcacgcacgcacgcacgcacgcacgcacgcacgcacgcacgcacgcacgatgACGCACTGAATCCACACTCTCTACCTAAACACATGCACTTCAACGGCCCTCGCCCGCATGTGTACACAACTCTTGACGCGTGCGTGCGCAcgcactcaaaaacacacatgctcgTCCACTTCCTGGAAGTGGATCAGGAAGTGAGGTCATGAGGACATTCCAGTCTTCCAAAACTCAGAGCCATTGTCAACGATCATTTTAGCATGTAGCCCTGAAACAGCAGTGATGCTGGGTACACGCAAGGATTGGTGAGGCCTTCACACAACAGGGTGATCTGAAGAACCACAAGCCAATCGGGGCTTTACTGAaaagggacagaagggggaaaTCAGGTACAAAGTCGGGCTAGCTACCCTGTAGCGTGTACCCAGCGTCGGCAAGTAAGAAGTCAATGCTAGCACCAGCAGACACTTTCACCTCATCCTGTATACTTGCTGGTTGACGTGTAGCCGCAGGGTTGCTAGTGCGacgtgtcgaggtgtcccctgagcaaggcacctcaccctgactgctcctgacgagctggctgtcgccttgcgtggtcgaCGCCgctgtcagtgtgtgaatgtgtgcacgaaCCGttctaagtcgctttggatagaagcgacTTACACCTTGGCCAAGTCGTAagtaacccctccccccccccccccccccggtcctctTTAGGCACGCTGTGGAACCTGTCGTCCCACGACTCGGTGAAGATGGAGATCGTGGACCACGCGTTGCACGCCCTGTCCGACGAGGTGATGGTGCCGCGCTCGGGCTGGGAGCGGAGCGCCAACGGGGCGGGCGGCGGCGAGGAGAACTGCAAGCCGCGACACCTGGAGTGGGAGACGGCGCTCACCAATACGGCCGGCTGTCtgaggtgagagggggggagcgtgagagagcgtgagggggagagggggagagggggagagcgagagagagagagagagagagagtccagtGAACCGAGTGAACCGAAAGTCCAAAAGAGCATTTGGCCTCGTCATGTGTTTCAgtcgacgggggggggggggggcggggggagagttCCGGCAGAGTGGGtgagtgctgggggggggggggtgaagtgaAGACGGATTGTCATGGGATGGATATGGACGAGATGGATACGGgggagtcagagacagaggagcgaggccaggggggggtggaggggtggaagCGGTTGCTGGTCCCGTGTGGGAGGAGTCCGAGGGAGATTTGAAAATAAGCAGCAGAGATAAGAGCGGTGGACAAAGGGGCATTGACTCGtatagtgtacacacacactgtgcgaCTCAGTGGCCTGTAGTCCCTACACTGGTACAGCCCCAGTACCGCTCAGACAGACCAGTGGTTTTATACGTCGTGATGGGAAACACAACCTCCTCTCCATAAACGTATAGTTCGATGCCAGCTGTAGATCGTCTGCACTCCCACAATCATTCATAAGATCTTCCCTGTGAATGAAACCCGTTTTCACCACGCACCGGACGTGGTTATGTAATCCCGGAATATGTTAATCATTCCCGGCGTGCGAGTCATGGGAGACGGCCGTAGACTCCCTTATCTCGGTGAAACAACACCAGCTCTCCCCCGTACTTTCACATTCAACGTacgcgagggagggaggatgaaaACGTAACTCTGCTGGGGGGGAAAGTGTGCAGGCAGGGTGTGCTTGGACTGGCTTacacgaaccccccccccccccccagcggcgcTGAGACAATGCGCCGGGGCTATTGTGCAGGAAGGCGTGTCCGTCAACAGGCCCTGAACTGGGCGGCACAAAAGAAGTAGGCTAGATTCCCGTTCCACCGCCGTACTTCCTGCCTGCCGGCCGGCTCCTGTCTCTCCCAGAAACGGCGTTTGTTTTTTTGACGCGATCACGGCTCAACTTCCACCTCGTATCTCTCTTCAGACCGGTAATCTCGTTTGGGCGTAGGAACGAACGAACGAAGCCCGCGTGTCTCGGAGTCACTCATCTCCTCACCCCCACTTTCTTTGCCAAGCCTCCCTTTTTAGCcctcttttattattttattttattattaatccacacacactctcatacgaacttcgacacacacacacacacacacgcacctcatcagacacacacacagacacacacacacaccttgacacacacacacacacacacacacacacacacacacacacacacacacacacacacacacacacacacacacacacacacacacccccccacccccctagcTACCACTAACCATGAGACGCACTACACTGCGTTTTGTGTTGTGCGCATTGTGTACCGAAAACAaccggccacgccccccccggTGATTATAACCACTTCTTTTATTTTCGACTGTCCGGCCCCCTCGCTCTAATCTCTTCCTCATTCCAACACCCCCTTcatcttctctctgtgtctctgctaATCCTTtgaccctcacccccaccccctcctcttcttccctcttcctcccctcattAGGAATGTGAGTTCTGAGCGGAGCGAGGCCAGGAGGAAGCTGAGGGAGTGCACGGGACTGGTGGACTCGCTCATGTACATCGTCCAGTCGCAGATAGAGTGTAAACATGTGGACAACAAGGTGAGGGTCAGAGCCTCGGTCGCGTTGTCCTTTTATTTGTTTACGGTTTAGCAATTAGCGACACGCTATCTTCTTAGATGCGAGTTATTTAGCGAGGCCACTGAGTCAGCAAAAGAGGCTTTAGGGACGCACGTTCCGACTCTATTCAGCGCTGCTAACAAGCAGCTTATTGTCAGCGGCGGGACTAATGTCCAAGGGTCAGAGCAATTTGACGGCGGCCATAAAGCGATGTCGTccgagaaagagagggacatgCAGATGCACTGTAAAGGACTCTGTGGTGAGCTCTGTGTCGCAACGTCATTGAAAGGCGATTCATTGAAATTGAACTGTACCGACCAGTGCCATCCCAAACACCCAAACACTGGTGGTTTCTGAGCAGCCCCTTGCATTATCATGCTAATCACCTCTCCaattatttctgtctgtctgtctgtctgtctgtctgtctgtctgtctgtctgtctgtctgtctgtctgtctgtctgtcgctctctctctctttgtctcattcaatgtctctgtctctctccgtctctgtttctctctctgtctctttttgtttctgtctctctctgtctctctgtctctgtctctctctgcctctttctgtttctctctctgtctctctctgtctctgtctctctctctttgtcgctccctctctctctttgtctcattCAATgtcactgtttctctctccgtctctgtttctctctgtgtctctgtccctctctgtctctctctttgtcactctctctctctttgtctcattCACTGtcactgtttctctctgtctctatctctgtctctccctctccctctgtgtgtccccAGTTGATAGAGAACAGCGTGTGTCTGCTGAGGAACCTGTCCTATCACGTGCACCGGGAGATCCCGGGCTGCGAGCGTTACCAAGAGGCCCTGCCCATCAACCAGGGCCCGGCCCCCAGCGCCCAGAAGGCCGGCTGCTTCAGCTCGCGCAAGGGCAAAGGTCTGTCCGTTCGCCCGCCATCGCTCATTCTCCACTCTCCGCGTGTTCCTCCCTCTCTACGTGAGAGAGTAAATAGGCCAGTGTGTAGATGATTACAAGCCACCAGGAGTGATAAAGTCGTATAAACCTGCAGCGTCGGTCGAGCTTTACGACGAAATAAAAAAACCCAATGGCTTGAAATATTATGGTGCTTTGTTGGGCCTAGCgggttgtgttggtgtgtgtatacacgtttatctatacacacacacacacacacagacacagacacagacacagacagacacacacacacacacacacacacacacacacacacacacacacacacacacacacacagacacacacacacagagagcgcgCGGGGCGGTCAATGGAATGTGAAGTATTTAGGTGACTCTGGGAATGTGCATCCTCTCATCTGCTGGGCCTTTTGTTTGCGTTTCACCCGGACTATTGATCTGGATCGCTAAACCACACGTCTCTTGTCATCATTAGAATCGTTCAgagttttcttttggtttttcCCCCTGCACATTGCAACCAGTACTACTGGGTGCCCATTTTGACTACAAAAATTGCCAATTCtccatttagttttttttgtaacTCCTCTAATCTTTATGGATGGCAGCAGATGGTGTAATTTGATTTAGCTCAGACTGAGGATTGAAGGCAATGTTTCATCGGCAGAAGACAGGTGCTGTCTGGCTGGTTCTGTTGCCCAACGCTCTTGCTCAGAGAATGACgccatgcttttttttttccaaataactGTGGGACAGTTTCACTTTTAGTTCTTTGGCATGCTTATCGAAGGATAAACGTTTTTGTTTTGTGCCAAATCTCTCAAAATGAATCCCAATAGCTGAACAAGACCTGTCTAAGCCAGCAACTGTAGAAGACTTTTACTGCCCGACCTTCGGCAGTCACATGTGTGTGCTTTGGACCTGGTTTGGTGTTCTTGGCCTCCATACCTGGCATGCCCCTGGCTGCTTTTGTCTGTGTGGTTCAGAAGTGCCCGCCATGATTGAGCAACTATCAAGAGGGTTGGCTGGTGTCATGGCTGTCCTCCACTCACTtaaaaacatctctctctctcttcctcctttcctgccatcttcctcttccctctccatcccctttACTTCCCTAACTCTCtgtacctcgctctctctctctcttcctctctctctctccttctttctatGGGGCTGGGGCTACAGAGGAGTGGTTTTCCAAAGGTAAGCTCTTGCTTCTTTATGACATGCGCTTTTGCTTGCTCCAACCTGCTCGTTATTTCACTGTAGACCAGTCAACACTAACATAGTACTCGTTCTGCTACGACCCGCACGCACtaactccccccccaccccgggcaCAGGTTTGGGTAGTTATAGTTCCTTGTTATAATATCAATGTACTATTTTGTGTGTCGTTTCCCTGGTGTACGTCTCGGTCAAGTGTGCACGCCTCCTTTTTTTTTAGCCCGTCTCACTCTCAGTCTCACTCAACACTGGCTGGAGTTCACTCCCCTGATGGAACCCGGTGTCAAGCGTTCTCCAGAATGTTCCTCTGAAGTATGCTTGTTGTTGGTTGTGACCCCAGGTAAACAGGACGAAGACGGGACCGCCGACATGATTGACATTCCCAAGAGGACCACTCCCGCTAAAGGTAGGGACAGCGCTCCCAACGGCCAATCGCCTCTCAGGCCaacgacaaacacacaaaacacattggAAACATCAACTGTCATTTCAATTTGGTCCAAAGTTgcgtcctttaaatagctgtgGGGATCACAGGGTGTCTCACGATGCGTTACATGGCCCAAGATACCGATAATATAGCGATATCGCCTTTCTGCAATTATCGATATATTGTTTGACAATCCTTTAACGATGCATCACGATTGATGTCTAACGATGAATCCAAAAGGATGATTGAGTGCTGGATTTCTGTCTTCATTCATGGTCCAAAATGAGCTACTCTTCTTCGGATCGTTAGCTTCCATTCAACTTTTCCTCATTCACGTGGAAATCTGTTTGCAGCACCTTATTTTATTGATAGAGATATCTATATGTCGGGCTATAGTTCCCGTCTTACTTTTCAGGATTAAAGCATAAAAATGAAGAATACATTcttaaaaggtgtgtgtgtgtgtgtgtgtgtgtgtgtgtgtgtgtgtgtgtgtgtgtgtgtgtgtgtgtgtgtgtgtgtgtgtgtgtgtgtgtgtgtgtgtgtgtgtgtgtgtgtgtgtgtgtgtttggcgatTCTTGTATCACACAAGAAGGGCGACGATATATCGCCGTATCGTTATTTCGTCCCAGCCCTACCGTTAAACGTTGTCCTTTTCCTCAACCAACCTTTCTTTATCCATCTCCCCTCCACCCCGTACCCcacctgtgcccccccccccccccctaggctACGAGCTGCTATTCCAGCCAGAGGTGGTGCGGATCTACACCTCCCTGTTGAAGGAGTCCCAGAACCCCATCGTGCTGGAGGCTTCGGCCGGGGCGGTGCAGAACGTCTGCGCGGGGCGCTGGACTGTGAGTTAACCTCctcgctcccctcccctcccttccctgctGTCCTGTGCAACGAAACAAACTCgcattcctcctctcctcaggacAATAAGTGGGTCCGAAGGCGGAAATCAGGCACAAAATGGGGCTGATTATATTGTAGTGTGTACCCAGCGTTGGCAAGTAAGAagtcaaccaccaccaccaccaccagcagcacttTCAACTCATCTTTGTTTAAAATGCTAAACATGCACGCAGAAGGAACCTTGTGACACCTTGGGGCCGGATAGGTCGGAGAATCCTTCTCCAATCCGTGGTCCAACGCACGCATGTTGAGCGCAACTGGAAAATAAGCTATTTATTATTACTGTTTAATAATTGAGCAGGCCCTCTTATCCAGGGTGACTTGCGGAGCGAGCGAGGAGCCAGGCAGTGGGTGGGAGAGGGCTTCCTCCACGACGCCCACAGATAGTGGTCTGTAGATAGGCTGTGGGTTCACACCAGGTCCATTCCGCCTGGGAGTCAGGCAGCCCGGCCCCTACGCTGTCCTGCTCCCTAAGCCGGTGTTCTGAGATGGAATCCGGTAATTGGATGGAAGCATGAAAACGTTCTTCTGAGTCCAAGACACGCTGGTCCCACACCAGGCATTTTGTTGTGAAGTGACACACTTCAACAATCG
Coding sequences:
- the ctnnd1 gene encoding catenin delta-1 isoform X3, whose product is MEQCASTASLLASVREQERQFEMLSRALEDERRSCAGTLPRPLPPAMQNGRLPCDADIERLTLNESYINGTHHFRMEPAQVMQESFTVEEDPQHSSPVVSVETNEDGTTRRTETTVKKMVKTTTTRTVMPSVSDTMSLDGGGSVTGGGYPQPMCYRQPAGGPDYPTYTVPRNYHYGPPGGGGGGGGYEDYRGPPPTDNYTSLSRGARMDDRYGPAHQGGYRTLDPSYRAASRNQLDPYAAQPQVGRMGSALELSGMQRFVPEPYGLEDDQRSMGYDEPDYGMGMPAIHYSTVPRNHNVYTPQGPPRRTGSYEGQLDGASDMYYWGQGAPMAQGERGSMASLDSTLRKGPGPGPGGWRQPELPEVIAMLNYRLDPVKSNAAAFLQHLTFKNDKMKTEVRRMKGIPALVSMLDNPNKEVHHAACGALKNISYGRDAENKIAIKNCDGVPALVRLLRKTHDQDLTDTITGTLWNLSSHDSVKMEIVDHALHALSDEVMVPRSGWERSANGAGGGEENCKPRHLEWETALTNTAGCLRNVSSERSEARRKLRECTGLVDSLMYIVQSQIECKHVDNKLIENSVCLLRNLSYHVHREIPGCERYQEALPINQGPAPSAQKAGCFSSRKGKGKQDEDGTADMIDIPKRTTPAKGYELLFQPEVVRIYTSLLKESQNPIVLEASAGAVQNVCAGRWTYGRYIRALLRQEKGLPMMTELLAHSNDRVVRAMSGALRNLAIDARNRDLLGKHAVPHLVANLPGGGQSQPVRALSEETVVSVLSTLHEVLGSSLEAAKTLRASQGIERLVLINKDGNRSEREVRGAGLVLQTVWGYKELRRTLEKDGWKKTDFMVNLSLPPSGTRPNGSYEDSTLPLIEKGAKGDPERDMIPMNDLGPDAYSTIDQRGRRNTLDDTLGPADKSAQGGMYGERQASLPLLDSYDG
- the ctnnd1 gene encoding catenin delta-1 isoform X2 translates to MEQCASTASLLASVREQERQFEMLSRALEDERRSCAGTLPRPLPPAMQNGRLPCDADIERLTLNESYINGTHHFRMEPAQVMQESFTVEEDPQHSSPVVSVETNEDGTTRRTETTVKKMVKTTTTRTVMPSVSDTMSLDGGGSVTGGGYPQPMCYRQPAGGPDYPTYTVPRNYHYGPPGGGGGGGGYEDYRGPPPTDNYTSLSRGARMDDRYGPAHQGGYRTLDPSYRAASRNQLDPYAAQPQVGRMGSALELSGMQRFVPEPYGLEDDQRSMGYDEPDYGMGMPAIHYSTVPRNHNVYTPQGPPRRTGSYEGQLDGASDMYYWGQGAPMAQGERGSMASLDSTLRKGPGPGPGGWRQPELPEVIAMLNYRLDPVKSNAAAFLQHLTFKNDKMKTEVRRMKGIPALVSMLDNPNKEVHHAACGALKNISYGRDAENKIAIKNCDGVPALVRLLRKTHDQDLTDTITGTLWNLSSHDSVKMEIVDHALHALSDEVMVPRSGWERSANGAGGGEENCKPRHLEWETALTNTAGCLRNVSSERSEARRKLRECTGLVDSLMYIVQSQIECKHVDNKLIENSVCLLRNLSYHVHREIPGCERYQEALPINQGPAPSAQKAGCFSSRKGKEEWFSKGKQDEDGTADMIDIPKRTTPAKGYELLFQPEVVRIYTSLLKESQNPIVLEASAGAVQNVCAGRWTYGRYIRALLRQEKGLPMMTELLAHSNDRVVRAMSGALRNLAIDARNRDLLGKHAVPHLVANLPGGGQSQPVRALSEETVVSVLSTLHEVLGSSLEAAKTLRASQGIERLVLINKDGNRSEREVRGAGLVLQTVWGYKELRRTLEKDGWKKTDFMVNLSLPPSGTRPNGSYEDSTLPLIEKGAKGDPERDMIPMNDLGPDAYSTIDQRGRRNTLDDTLGPADKSAQPQPPYPQSETSHHGV